From one Acidobacteriota bacterium genomic stretch:
- the pstS gene encoding phosphate ABC transporter substrate-binding protein PstS: protein MILVGCSGQKFGNANGDSSGGTVRIQGSGSTFVKPLMDKWMSEYGKAHPNVKVDYQSTGSGAGIKAIQSQTSDFGATDAAMTEDEMKQSPSEIIHVPVVLGAVVLTYNLDTVKEALKLSPEVIADIYLGKIKKWDDPKIKADNPTAALPSNDITPVYRSDGSGTSDVFTDFLSKLNPEWKEKVGRTKNPQLPEGVGIGAKGNEGVMGQVKQTPNTIGYVELTFAKANNLPTALIKNSAGTFVEPSPETVTAAAAGMLASAPADLRMQITNAGGANSYPISGIVYALIYKEQKDAVKAKPMVDFLWWATHEGQSFAKDLHYSPIPADLVKKVEEKLLSINAGGKPVRQ, encoded by the coding sequence ATGATTTTGGTGGGTTGCAGCGGGCAAAAATTCGGAAACGCCAACGGCGACAGCTCCGGCGGCACCGTTCGTATTCAAGGGTCGGGATCGACGTTTGTGAAACCGTTGATGGACAAATGGATGAGCGAATATGGCAAGGCTCACCCGAATGTGAAAGTTGATTATCAGTCAACCGGTTCCGGCGCCGGGATCAAAGCGATCCAGAGCCAGACGTCAGATTTCGGAGCCACCGATGCGGCAATGACCGAAGACGAGATGAAGCAGTCGCCGTCCGAGATCATCCATGTTCCGGTCGTTTTGGGTGCGGTTGTGTTGACCTACAATCTCGACACCGTTAAGGAGGCGCTAAAACTCTCACCCGAGGTGATTGCCGATATATATCTCGGGAAGATAAAGAAATGGGACGACCCCAAGATCAAAGCAGACAATCCGACCGCGGCCCTGCCGTCAAATGACATCACACCCGTCTATCGGTCGGACGGCAGCGGCACGTCGGACGTGTTCACCGATTTTCTTTCGAAACTCAATCCAGAATGGAAGGAGAAAGTCGGACGCACCAAGAACCCCCAATTGCCAGAGGGCGTCGGGATCGGTGCGAAGGGCAATGAAGGCGTGATGGGTCAGGTCAAACAGACCCCGAACACGATTGGGTATGTCGAACTCACTTTTGCCAAGGCCAATAATCTCCCGACGGCTTTGATCAAAAATTCGGCCGGAACGTTCGTTGAACCGAGTCCGGAGACTGTGACAGCGGCGGCGGCCGGTATGTTGGCCAGTGCGCCGGCTGACTTGCGTATGCAGATAACCAACGCCGGCGGGGCCAATTCATATCCGATCTCGGGTATCGTCTATGCTCTCATTTACAAAGAACAGAAGGATGCCGTCAAGGCCAAACCGATGGTCGACTTTCTCTGGTGGGCGACGCACGAGGGACAGTCGTTCGCCAAGGATCTGCACTACTCGCCGATTCCCGCCGATCTCGTGAAAAAGGTCGAAGAGAAGCTTCTTTCGATAAACGCCGGCGGCAAACCGGTCCGGCAATAG
- the pstC gene encoding phosphate ABC transporter permease subunit PstC, translating to MRKRNVANAKGLGDKLFRAILFTAAAVILLVVGGMMAMMFYNSLPTIQRFGLSFLTGSDWNPAMERYGALPFVYGTVVSSLIALFISVPISLGVAVYMTEQAPARVARPIAFIVELLAAIPSVVYGLWGIFVLAPFIREYLGAFLKEYLGFLPFFQGRLTGIGMLTGGIILAIMITPIVTSVVRDVLEAVPTTQREAALALGATNWETTQVVLLNAAPGIAGAVVLGLGRAIGETMAVTMVIGNTPQISMSLFEPAYTIASVLASNFADATGGLYLSALIEIGLMLFLVTFVVNAFAKLLVMGVRRREGTVGG from the coding sequence GTGAGGAAGCGTAACGTGGCAAACGCAAAGGGGCTGGGCGACAAGCTGTTTCGGGCAATACTTTTCACCGCGGCAGCGGTGATACTTCTTGTTGTCGGCGGTATGATGGCGATGATGTTCTACAATTCGCTTCCTACCATCCAGCGTTTTGGCCTGAGTTTCCTCACTGGCTCCGACTGGAATCCGGCGATGGAACGTTACGGTGCCCTGCCGTTTGTTTACGGCACCGTGGTTTCATCGCTCATCGCCCTTTTCATTTCGGTTCCGATCTCGCTCGGGGTGGCCGTCTATATGACCGAGCAGGCCCCGGCCCGGGTCGCCCGCCCGATCGCGTTCATTGTCGAACTGCTGGCGGCGATACCTTCGGTAGTTTATGGACTGTGGGGAATTTTCGTTCTGGCGCCGTTCATTCGTGAATATCTTGGCGCGTTCCTGAAGGAGTATCTCGGCTTTCTGCCCTTCTTTCAGGGCCGATTGACGGGGATAGGGATGCTTACCGGCGGAATTATCCTGGCGATCATGATCACCCCGATCGTGACTTCGGTGGTTCGCGACGTTCTTGAGGCGGTGCCGACCACGCAACGCGAAGCCGCCTTGGCACTGGGAGCGACGAACTGGGAAACGACCCAGGTCGTGCTCCTGAACGCCGCGCCGGGAATCGCCGGGGCAGTGGTGCTCGGGCTCGGACGGGCGATCGGCGAGACGATGGCGGTTACGATGGTCATCGGAAATACCCCGCAGATCTCGATGTCCCTGTTTGAGCCGGCCTACACGATAGCCTCGGTGCTCGCTAGCAATTTTGCGGACGCGACGGGAGGCCTTTATCTGAGTGCGCTGATCGAGATCGGATTGATGCTTTTCCTTGTGACCTTCGTGGTGAATGCGTTCGCCAAACTTCTTGTTATGGGCGTCAGACGTCGGGAGGGCACAGTCGGTGGATAG
- the pstA gene encoding phosphate ABC transporter permease PstA, with product MNLLMTGLTAACTFVAVAILLIILGYIAYRGLSAISIQFLIDTPKPVGEGGGIGNAILGSFLMTGLASLIGLPIGIAAGVYLAEYGKSWFGQIVRFVADTMTGVPSIIVGIFVFTLFVLPMGRQSGLAGSIALAIIMLPIVARTTEEMILLVPNAMREGALALGAPHWRVTWDIVIPAAKTGIATGAMLAIARVSGETAPLLFTALNSRFYNVHMDQPMASLTVQIFNYATGPFDVEWEMAWAATLILMFLILIINVTVRYLTRKKY from the coding sequence ATGAACCTTCTGATGACGGGACTCACCGCCGCGTGCACTTTCGTTGCCGTCGCGATCCTGTTGATAATCCTCGGATATATCGCATACCGCGGACTGTCCGCGATAAGCATTCAGTTTCTGATCGACACGCCAAAGCCGGTGGGTGAGGGCGGAGGCATCGGCAACGCCATACTGGGTTCATTTCTGATGACCGGGCTGGCCAGTCTGATTGGACTGCCGATCGGAATCGCCGCCGGCGTCTATCTTGCGGAGTACGGCAAGAGTTGGTTTGGACAGATCGTCCGATTCGTCGCCGATACGATGACGGGTGTGCCGTCGATCATCGTCGGGATCTTCGTTTTTACGCTTTTCGTGCTACCGATGGGCCGGCAATCAGGTCTTGCAGGCTCGATCGCGCTGGCGATAATAATGCTCCCGATCGTTGCAAGAACAACCGAAGAAATGATCCTGCTGGTTCCGAACGCAATGCGTGAGGGAGCCCTCGCGCTCGGAGCTCCGCATTGGAGAGTGACCTGGGACATCGTCATCCCGGCGGCAAAAACGGGCATCGCAACGGGGGCGATGCTGGCGATCGCGCGTGTTTCGGGCGAGACGGCCCCCCTGCTGTTTACGGCGCTGAATAGTCGCTTCTATAACGTCCATATGGATCAGCCGATGGCGTCGCTGACGGTTCAGATATTCAATTACGCGACCGGACCGTTCGATGTTGAGTGGGAGATGGCCTGGGCGGCGACCCTGATCCTGATGTTTCTCATCCTGATCATAAACGTTACGGTTCGTTATCTGACGAGGAAGAAATACTAA
- a CDS encoding phosphate ABC transporter ATP-binding protein: MESDRAKETEHAGRSPEAKISVRDLNFYYGKTQALQDISLEIPDREVMAFIGPSGCGKSTFLRTLNRMNDTILGTRLDGTVLIDGQDIYSAGTDVVSLRRKVGMVFQKSNPFPKSIFENVAYGIRINRMSSGNADLQERVERALRNAALWDEVKDRLKASAFGLSGGQQQRLCIARALAVEPEVVLMDEPASALDPSATQKIEELIVELKKEYTIVIVTHNMQQAARVSDRTSFFLLGKLIESNLTTRMFTSPTEKITEDYITGRFG; encoded by the coding sequence ATGGAGTCAGACAGGGCAAAAGAAACAGAGCACGCGGGCCGATCGCCGGAAGCCAAGATCAGCGTCCGCGATCTCAATTTTTATTACGGAAAGACGCAAGCCCTTCAGGACATCTCGCTCGAGATTCCCGATCGCGAGGTAATGGCGTTCATCGGACCGTCGGGTTGCGGCAAGTCGACCTTTCTCAGAACGCTCAACCGAATGAACGATACGATCCTCGGCACAAGACTCGACGGAACCGTGCTTATTGACGGACAAGACATCTACTCCGCCGGAACCGATGTCGTTTCGCTCAGAAGAAAGGTCGGAATGGTGTTTCAGAAGTCCAATCCGTTCCCCAAGTCGATCTTTGAGAACGTCGCATACGGCATCCGCATCAACCGAATGTCATCGGGCAATGCCGATCTTCAGGAACGCGTCGAGCGGGCGCTTAGAAACGCGGCTCTCTGGGACGAGGTAAAGGACAGGCTCAAGGCGTCGGCATTCGGGCTTTCCGGCGGTCAGCAACAACGCTTGTGCATTGCAAGGGCACTGGCAGTCGAGCCCGAAGTTGTGCTGATGGACGAGCCGGCATCGGCGCTTGACCCGAGTGCTACCCAGAAGATCGAGGAGCTGATCGTCGAGCTCAAAAAGGAATACACGATCGTGATAGTCACTCACAATATGCAACAGGCAGCGCGCGTTTCGGACCGGACCTCGTTCTTTCTGCTTGGGAAATTGATCGAGTCCAATTTGACGACGAGGATGTTCACGAGCCCGACGGAGAAGATAACCGAGGACTATATCACCGGCCGATTCGGTTAA